In the genome of Ictalurus punctatus breed USDA103 chromosome 3, Coco_2.0, whole genome shotgun sequence, the window GGACTGAGCGGTTTCCTCTGCTCGCCGCTTCAGGGCCACTCTCTTGGCCTCCTCctgttctctcacacacacacacacacacattcaaagtCTTTAAGTGTGACGTTGTGTACTCCTTTAACATTAACACTTTAACAAACGTGTATAATATAAACCATCCCGTTAATTGGTCAGAAACTGGCACggaacagctttacagaagtcCGGATATAGCCTTAAAGCTCGAACAAACGGCGGCGAAGTGAAGTCCTGGGATGAACACGAGGCAGTCTTTATGTTTACAGCAGGAGATTATTATCCACTGAATAAATCGGTCGCCGATGAAGCATTAGGAGGCGCAGGAGCAGAGCACGAGGTCCGGAGGTCGAGAGGAGCCACAGCAGGAGAAGTGCGTGATGAGATCAGCGCCGAGACCAATCAAGGCCAGGGCTTTATTAATCTAATCTGTCCTCTAACCTGTGCCAACTCGGGATTTTATACACACAGCGGGCGCATTGTTCTACAGGGGGGCCCCGTTTCCGACACACCGATCGTACAGCCGCGCAGATCACAGCACGCCGTGCAACATGTATTGACAAATGAACTCGCAGCACAGTCGATCCGTTCACGTGCGTTTCACTTCGTTTTCGAAACTTTATTGGAACTTTACCTGATCCAGCTGAAACACTCTGTAAAAGTAGCGCTGCCAGAACTCTGAGTGAGCCACGGCTGCCGGAACCTacacaggacacacacaaacacgcgcaCGCTTAAGTTTTTATGCTTTATGGCATCTTTGTACAGTCgcgtgcaaaagtttgcaccccccctTCCTATTCTTCTAATTGTGACAAATGTATTTCTTTCTCTTGGGCTTTATGTACAACAAAAGCAAAATGGGCCAAATATTACATCCGAGACGTTTCATGAACCGCgcagaggaaataaaaaaaacacaacaacattttttaaataaagtttgccGTTATAAAAGGCGGATGATGTTAGTACAGAATCTTTTTTTATCTCGTGTTCATTTTTTCTATCTTAAAATATACTCGAACGATTTCTGCTTGGTTAAACGGAAGGACTTGGGGTAAAAACCTAACACTGTAAATCTCTTGATCTAAAGCAGAGtgccctccagaattattggcacccttcatttaataatagaaataaataaaagtgcaaGGACTGTAGAAAAGAAATATCTCGCACAATGTTTCTTgtgaggggtgccaatacttctggagGACGCCGCCATCAGTATTTCGTCCTAAGGGTGTGTTTACTTCCGCACTCGGGATTTAAGCGTTATAAGAGCGCCCGTGGCGAGCTGCCAATCATCAGCTCTTTAGTAATAAACCTGCTGTGAGGAATATACCATTTTTATAGCTTTTCGTGACGGAGCAGAAGCGGGTCGTACCATTTTAGTGTAGAGGGCTCGAATAGACGGACTGTTAACCAGCAGCTCGGAGATTTCAGCTTTCTTCTCCTCCAGACTGAAAGAGGAGAGCCAAGCGTCGAACTGCTCCGGAGGACCTGCAAAGAGAAACACCTCGACTCCTACGTAAAGCCGCCATAGTGCAACCTGAACGCTACCGCCGCAGATTTCCTGCGTCCTTTTAATCGTCGGTAGCGTGATAAAGACACCACCTGACTCAGAAAACaccacatgatgatgatgaacttTCCAGAAACACAACACGTCCGTTTATTAATTACAACCTCTTCAACGAAACAGCAGGCTGTCTATAACATGTCCATATTTAGCGTTTGATGAAGTCAAACAAATACACACGAGGACGTAAACGAAGAGAAAACGGACGTACCGTCTGGCTCGTTGCAGTATGTAGCAGGGTCGGCTTGTAGACTGTAGAGACGGGCCTGAAGGAAAGCAAAACTCGGGTCAACTCACAGAACCTAccgcagcgctgttgaattctcaattctgtctgtttgtttgtttttccgaggagatgtttatttagcactcgcggaaggagtctccagcgtcagtgctgTGTAGCAGTCGGTAACAAAGCCTTTCCCGTCCATTCGGTCGTTCCTTTACGTGACTGTTGTTTAGTAGTCTGTACAgacgtgtttttttgttttctttgtgcgCGATTGTTGCAGTCGAAAATACCCGATTTTTCCGCGATGCAACTTGTAgagttttttttggggggaaactactcgaattggcgaaattgccaCGTCGCAGTGATGCTTGCTGGTAAACGAAAGGATTAAACTATTAGCGGTACTCGTGTTCGGAAGAGGGATGTGTCTCGGCCCGAACCGGAAAACCTGCGGGAACTCTGAAAACTTTCGCGTGCAGAGTTGGCTCGATTTCGGCGGAAGTGCAAAATCCTGAAAGGACTGAAAACGTACAGCCGCTATAACGCAAGTGAAAACAGGGTCGAACTCGCTTCCGTGGGCGCTCCGCGACATTAAACGTAGctagaaacggataaaaagtacgacgttGTACGTTTACGTAACATCAAGTGCAACTTGAACGTCGGCCAAACGTTGCCGCGGTGTACGAGGAACGGTGACAGTAACCCCGTCGTTGATCGTTTTCGCTTTATACCGCGGCGCTGTGgagttctcgattctgattggctgacagacgttctACGGCGTGCGATTGTTCTTTCAAGTAAATGCACTAAAAAAGTAGTTCCGGTCAGGTCTCGACCGCATTACATTTCCAGATCGCTTCGCCAAGCGGACATGTTATTATATTGTATGGCACTGGATGGAACCGTCACGTGGTGATATTAAACAACTTCCTGTGTACGAGACGTCCCGGCCCGACCCGTTTACGTTTAGAGAATTTCGGCCCGGGACGCGGCGCCGAGTCTGACCTTGGTGCTGTCGTACACCTCGGTGGTTCCGGCCGGCGTGGCCACCAGCGTGATGACGTCGCAGTCGATCGTCATGTCGGGCGGAGGAGCGAGCGTGTCCGTGATCACGCCCAGAATGTTAGAAAGGctcttcttcaccttctccGTCGTCTCGGACGAACCTTCCACCTGCCGCGGGACGAGAACAGAGAATCAAGGCTGTCTTTTCAACAAGATAACGgacggatttttaaaaaattatttatatcttCATATACGTGTGCGAGATAGGAAAGCATACGGCCAGCTTGGTCTTGACGGCGTTGGCCGTGGCGACGATGGAGCACGCCGTGTCATGCTGCACCACGTTGGAGAACTCCGTTAAATCCCGTTTGATGAACTCGTACGCTTCGGACGACTGTAAAAGGTGCGTTCGGAGACGGTTCATTAACCGGCTGATAaatttgtatataataataataataataataattgtaacaTATGCGCATAACAAACCAAGGGAATGAAtgtgcttgtttgttttcatgACCAGACCAGAACATTTAAGACTGAATTACATAATTAGTGTTTAATTCCCACATACTCACTCTGTCTTTGATGGACTGGAAGCTTTGCTGCAGCCAGCCTCCCCACCAGCCTCCTTCCCTGAGACCGTCACACATACCGATGTCAGTTAATTCATCGATTCTCAAAAAATatcacactgtaaaaccggtaTAAAGCAGTATCGAAGCGCGCGTGATCTCTAATCCGAGAAAGATCTAGAAACCCTTTGGAGATGACGTAGGTAACAGTCTAGGTTAACTCTCTAGCCTGTTAGCACTTGCTCAACAATTCAACCGAGCGCAGAACATAGctgacattttttatttaagctGAAAAAGACAACATGTTGTAAATCCGCGCTTTAGCTCACTGCTAACTCACTCAAAACACTGCTGCGACAAACCGTCGCTTTTATTGCCTACCCCGGCTCAATCCTAAACAGCGCTCTACTTTCTGTGTAGTGTACTACACATCACGTACAAGCCAATACGTCATACCCTACACGTAGTGCACCTAGATAAGGAGCGCCGACCAATTTGGAATCCAATCCCTGCGCCAACAAAGCTCGCGGCACTAATTTTTGTAAACAAACCCTGCAAATCCGTTCCCGTCTGGCGTCGCTGCTAAACGCGAATCTCGCTAATCGGTACAGTCTAGCCCTGATATTTAATGCGCTTCTTTATAAAGTATCAGATCAACGACCCGAGCAACTCATTTCTCGGATCTCGTAATGATTGTTTAGAGCGACTTAACAACTCACCCTTCCGCCATCTTCAGTGCATGACGTCATCTGAACACCTTCAACCCGGAACCCGGAAACGGGTCTTTTAGTGTctctgcaaaataaaatatccgTATCCTAAGTAAATGAATGGATGTAAACACGTTAGTGATTCTTTATAAACGGTGCAATTAGAAGCATTAACGTAGTGTGAAGTAACGGCTGTACGCGTGCGGTGCGTGACGACGGGCAAATTTAAACGAGAATGAAAGCGACGTAAGAGAAGCCATTTTTAAAAGGAAGACGCGCGATTGCGCTTAGTCAGACACGTCAACCGCGGCGCCATGTTGGAGAGGGCAGATGTCGAACCAGCGCATTAATATGAATTGAATTTAATCGGAGTGCCAGCTGGAGTTTTTCTCttttacacacttttattttaagTTGTTGTGTTTATATACGCTTTAACCAGGCCAAAACGTTATGTAAACAGTATGTCTGAAGTTTTAAAATGAGGTTTCCTGGTATGTTTAGCACGATAACGATGATGCTTAGCCTGCACGCCACGTCTTTGCTGGAAATTTCTAATATTCTAGTATTTTACACTCAGaatattgtcactacagatctttttacatttacatcaccCATAGTGTGCGATGTTACATATTTCATCCCTCCAAAAAAATGTCATTGGATTGAAATTAAATGTATCTAATTTCAGTAGAAATGGTGGACATTGACGTAATGGCGTTATAATGATCACAGTTGCTAGCAGCTAGGCTAATGAAGCATTTACCATTTCCTATATCTGTGGATCAAGTTGCTTGATCGGTTGTAGTTTGTAGATGTAATCATCAGTTCGTATTTGAAGTTGGTTTCAAAGCACATAAGATAAACTGAAAAAACGTGCACCGTAGCCCATCAGAATGATCTTTATTAACACAAGAACGCAAACTTTCAGTGTGTCATACCGTTTTGTCATGTTTTGTCCACGTGATGTATCGAGCACTAAATGCGGCCGCAAGCTGTGGCGTCTCTCGGGGGAGAAACTCAGCCCCGTCACCCTGTTACACACAATCAGCTAATGAAATTGCCCATAATGGATGTGACAAGAGGAGTTTATCACGTCATTAGAATTCAGCCCGGTCCATATGGATGAAGGCGTGAAGGGTGTGTGTTAACCCCCACCTGAGCCCCCTGCCCTCTCAGGCCctcaagggtgtgtgtgtgtgagcgcatgTCATATGTTCGAAGTGCACTCGTATGCTATGTGTCTCATCCCAGCTGTGTTTTGCTCATCAGTatgcaccgtgtgtgtgtgtggaagagtgAGAGGAAGCTCGGTTTAAGGGGTCATGAGTCCTCCCTCTTTTAATTGAAGCCGCGCTGGATCCAGAAGCTGCACAATATGTGCGTTTGTTACACAATATGTCCTTCCCCCGCCCTACGATTCCACTAATTGGGTCCTTCAGTTCCCTAATTAACTCAGCTAGACCAGCCTCGGGGCCACAGACGGCTACCTCATTGATCACACTCCCTTAGCGCCACTCTTTCCCTCGCTCGTTCGTCTGGACACGAGCTTCAGAACGAAAGGAAGACATTTTCTAAGAAAATACGTCTTTATTACGTATTTTTCATCCCAGTTGTAAACATAATTAAAGCAAATAACAAACAATAGCAGTGACGGGCCGCGTCACACCACCACAACGGAGTGTTTCGttactcttataccacagcaatttgacaatgaTTAcgatttgttgtttgtttttttttaagtaaagaaCGACACGTCGTCATTTTATGTCGTGGAACATCTCCGCAAAAAagtctcctcttctcctcttgGAGACTTTCCTGTGACGGAAAAATGACAGcgcggacactggagactccttacagagATACTAAACAAACACGTCAtgttaatctgtttatgtggagagtCCACTGTGtgagttgttgctatagaaacaatcatACATTGTACTATACTATGTAATATATaactactgttatagaaaacaatTCAGTAATATTAAGATGGAACTCAAAGGGGTTAAAAACTGTCGCTCTGTGGTCGTGGGTGCCACTACCGTCACGGCTCCGGGGTCTCGGGTTTGATCCGGAGCTTgggtttgtgtctgtgtggagtttcgtACGTTCTGCTTGTTGTCTATATGGGTTTCCTGTGGTATCTCGTTTCCTGCCGTACGGCGGCTCTAAATCGCCGTAGTTGTGAATGGGTGAGTGTCCAGGACGCCCGGTGTTCCCGGGATCGGCTCCGGATCCTCCGTGACCCTGACCTGGAtgaagcgcttactgaagacttacttgtttattttttatctgtGTATTGTTGTTGGTTTGAATAGAgccagaaggttgtgagttcaaagcCCAGAACGTAAGCTCTTAAAAACCTAAGCCAAATGAATACAATTAAACGTAGACCTTTAGTGATACCGTCGCAACCTCTGGCCAAGCACCAACAGGCCACCTCGGATGTTGCGGTCTCTCGGCGGACCCGGTCCATCTGCCTCCGATCAGGAAACACCAGCTTTGCACGAGTCAATGTGTCTAATTATCCCTCTGCAGCGGGACGACTAATCCCCCACAATGTGTTTAGCTTCCCATTCCCACCTGTGCTCCGGGACCGAAGGCGAGGGGGAACCCGCGGGCTCCCAGTATCCCACAATCCCCTTCTCCATCCAGGCTGGCAGCTGCCTCCCCCCGCTGGGACGTCCTCCAGCTGACGGAGCCTCTTAGCCGTGTCAATGGGCCCATAAATAAAGGAGCTAACCGCTTTTGTGTGGCCTTGAGTGTCAGATCCCTCTGCGGCCTGACGGCGCTTGTTACCGTGATGAAATGCGGAGAGAAAGAACgacagaaagaaggaaggagtgtaagcaggaggaggagaagggggGGTGGGATCTGTGTTTCAGGCGGCCCCCTGCCCTCACTTTTTGTCCGCGAGCGAGTTGTCATTGTCCCGGGCCTTTGAAAGCCCTGGAtggagggaggaggagagaagaagcaTCTCTTCATTTCTCCTCTGATCTCGCCATCATCAGGACGCAGAGTCCTGCAAGGCCAAGCGTGTATTCTTCACGGACGATTTGGCTCCTGAgaaatgctgtgtgtgtattaagTGTGTAAAAAGGACCGAGTAAATGAAGATCTCCGGGATGTAATACTCTCGTAATACTGCTCACATAGTGGCCGGAGTTCATTTATCAATGTTTATGCAATAAATGTTTCCCCTCAAAAATCTTAATAATAGTTATTAATAACACATACGTTAAGGGAAGCGCAGCGAGGGAAAAATAGAGCATAATACagttccataaaaaaataaaaataaaaatttaatgtacaaatgacataaaaaaaataaataaataaaagaaatgctgCATTATACGACAAGATTTATTGCTTTAAAATCtccttgtattttatttgattttattgattGAATTGCTTACAGTTTACTGTTAAAAACGAAAAATTTCATTCCAAATAAATTTCAGGTAACTTTTCAGTAGTACCCTTTAAGTAATGACTAGATATCGTTAATAAATGTTTACTGAAATAAACAACATGCGAtcgcaataaaataaaataaaataaaatgaaaaaaaaaagttatatgaTTAGTGTACATTAGTGACACTAatgtatcatttatttatttatttatttatttatttatttatttttgatgacattttttaatgcAGCGTTATCGtcagtatttattttcatatcatGAAACGTCATCCGTATTTCACGTATCGCTTAAGCAGAAACTAGTTCATTCTAATTAAAGGTTaaaaactcaaacacacacacacacacacacacacacacacacagaaaattaGCAGTATTGCCTGGACTTCATATCATCAGTGAGTCAtataatcattacacacattacacgTATTCCGTCGTCCAGTACGTATTAGTGTATCGTAAGTATCATATCATAAATAACGACTTCTTACTTTCTTACTCAGAACTTCATCGACGTGGTTGTTTATTCGTTCGATTATTACCATTTATACTGCTATCCCAATCCCCAGAGTATACCAAAAGTCATTAGGAGCTAGTTGAATTGATCATTCGTGGCTCTTAGGAAATAAAATCCCCCCCAAAAACgaccatattattattattattattattattattattattattattaatgtgcgtgctggcagtctctgcttttcacatcacaaacacaaactagtTGAATCCACTCGCCGCTCTCCGTCTAACAAATGTCCGCGTGCAGATGCCAGGCCGTCCCGTAATTAATGACAGCGGCTGAGGGCTGAATATGGCCGCAGCTTTGTTGGACATTGACAAATCTTCCCGCGCGCACATGAAAAGAAACGGTCCCTGTCCCCTGTGTGTGGGACACAATAGAGACGCGCCAACCTGGCGACGGCCTCCTCCTTTCTTCCCTGGCGCTGCCCGCTGGGCGTTCACGACTGATGGGCTCCTCTGACTCTCCCTGTCGTGTTAACTAGCCTTTGtacagcgtttttttttttttttttttggttttgtttgttttttgaaagcTTGACTAGCGGCACATAGCACATGCTAGCTAGCGTAAGCAAGAGTTGCTGCATATGTTAAGCGCATAAATATATCGTGGCCAATATTGCTGTAAAGGCTTTGCGAAGGTGTGGTACATATGGTGTCCGattttataacacacacacacacacacacacacacacacacgcacatagtTAGCAGCTGCCACCCCTGACAGCTCTTTAGCATGTCACATTTCCAAGTCTTTGCATTTGCTTTTACACGTCAATCTTCCTGTCTTTAAATAATATGCTAATGGATCATTCTAGTTTAAGCCCTTATTATATGTGCACAGACAAATAcataggatatatatatattttttatcagaATAGCATGAGAGCAGTACACATGATAGAAACGtaacacacaggcacacacacacacacactgtgtattaGCCCCACTGGATttgaacagaaataaaatgatcatttgaGACCGTATTGGAAATATGTATTCAGTGCTGATATTGATGTTATTACATCATAAACGGTTAGCGTTCATCGGTAACCCTACCTCGCTTCGTTTATGCGTCTTAAAATCATTAACGCTGACTTACACTGGTACGTTTAGCGACTTTTTAACACTTAAGGTTGCACAAGAAACGTAGGGACAAACGCAagcaggaagaagaaaagtgaaGTGTCGGGAGAAAAGGTACGTCTAAAGCCGACTCGGAAAAGAGTCAAAAACTAGCTTGGGCTAGTTCGCGTTGTCTTTATTGCTGACGAACGTtaaaggaaaggagaggaaatgctgttttaataacaataaacttttaatttatgaaatcatgtaataaaaaaaactgtacagaaATCAACTGTACATAACGTCACGTGCTATTCacatttggtttttttttctctcttgaggAACAACAAGCTTATCCATCCTGTAACAAtgcaaaacacttttttttttttctttcttgaggAGCAGAACgttatatacattataaacaCTCGGAGGATGTTTGCGCCGAGCTTTGAGTCCACGGTGAGATCGAGGAACTTTTTGCCGACGTTTTCTGGTTCACTTGCTCATGGAAAGGCCGGGCAGGCTGGCTGTGGACGCTGGTAAAGGTTGGCACAGGGCGCACGGACACGGCATGCCGGGGAAGTGCCTGTATGAGCTGGCCAAATGCAGCGGGTCCTTCAGTAAGCTTGGAATTGGTGGCGCGTGGAAGCCCAGATATCCCGCTGATGGAGGAGAATGGGGAGCTTGAGCTGTAGCCATGTGCGTGCTGGTGTGCTGAAGGGGGGTGGAGCTGACGGCCGCAGCTCCGCCTGCCAAAGAGTGCAAGGACTGGGCCAGAGGGTGCAGGGGAAGCTGAGATGGAGCTAAGACGGGTCTCGGGGCATGGTTTTGAGCCACGCTGGACCCGTAAACCTCGCCCACGAGCTTCTTCATCTCCTCCAAGGAGCTGGAGAGCATGAGGATGTAGTTGCGTGCCAGCAGGAGGGTGGAGATCTTGGAGAGCTTGCGCACCGAGGGGCCTTGGGCGTACGGCATGACTTCGCGGAGGCCGTCCATGGCTTGGTTGAGGTCGTGCATGCGTTTCCGCTCGCGGCTGTTCACCTTGAGACGCAGCTCCTGAAGGTCTTCTTTGGAGACCTCCGGACGGTTCCGGCTTTTCTCTCCAGAAGCCGGAGATCCGTCGGAGGCTTTCTCGGCTTGCTGGAACATCTTGCTGGAGAAGAAGCCGGAGTCGACGACGACGAGGTCTGGCGACGAGGAGCGACTGCAGGTGGAGCCGGTGTCGGAATCCATCTCAGCAGATCGGAACACTGGAGACGGCTGACAAAAAGACGCGGATATCCCGGAGGTCAAACTGTCTTCCCAAAACGTCTTTCGCAAGTGAAGCAAAGACCAACGTCCTGAACTCAAACACCTCTTGAACAGCACTCGACTCGGCAAACCTGCACAGTAGAACACTTTGGGGTAGCAGAACTggaacgcacacacaccccgtCCTCTCTTCTGTCTacgtgagtgtgtgtcagtgaaagCTCTCTGGTTTGAC includes:
- the olig4 gene encoding oligodendrocyte transcription factor 4 — protein: MDSDTGSTCSRSSSPDLVVVDSGFFSSKMFQQAEKASDGSPASGEKSRNRPEVSKEDLQELRLKVNSRERKRMHDLNQAMDGLREVMPYAQGPSVRKLSKISTLLLARNYILMLSSSLEEMKKLVGEVYGSSVAQNHAPRPVLAPSQLPLHPLAQSLHSLAGGAAAVSSTPLQHTSTHMATAQAPHSPPSAGYLGFHAPPIPSLLKDPLHLASSYRHFPGMPCPCALCQPLPASTASLPGLSMSK